The Podospora pseudopauciseta strain CBS 411.78 chromosome 7 map unlocalized CBS411.78m_7.2, whole genome shotgun sequence genome contains a region encoding:
- a CDS encoding uncharacterized protein (COG:S; EggNog:ENOG503P6ZH): MFRIGYFGLCGISEEHGTLCGNVSGRSVEDLSSTLFPATTASNNTLLKNEITDLITTAQDLQTEIFISILAGDTVLFIVGLIALFFFKQDRKKNATDALFLSATITFASALATSQSAGALQITSAVMENASVLIKTGTTIQVFQWVAFGFGFSFAAVVPFLAKPREENGGGEYLDKEGNVV, translated from the exons ATGT TCCGTATCGGGTACTTTGGTCTATGCGGTATTAGCGAGGAGCACGGCACCCTCTGCGGAAATGTCTCTGGCCGCTCGGTCGAGGACCTTTCCTCCACCCTCTTTCCCGCTACCACGGCCTCTAACAATACCCTCCTCAAGAACGAAATCACCGACCTTATCACTACCGCTCAGGACCTCCAGACAGAGATATTtatctccatcctcgccggcGATACagtcctcttcatcgtcggCCTTATagccctcttcttctttaaGCAAGACAGAAAGAAGAACGCCACCGA TGCGCTTTTTTTGTCGGCTACTATAACGTTTGCTTCTGCGCTTGCCACGAGCCAAAGTGCGGGTGCGCTCCAGATTACGAGCGCGGTGATGGAGAATGCTTCGGTTCTGATCAAGACTGGGACAACGATCCAGGTTTTCCAGTGGGTTgcgtttgggtttgggttctcgtttgcggcggtggtgccgttCTTGGCGAAGCCTCGGGAGGAgaatgggggtggggagtaTCTTGATAAGGAGGGGAACGTGGTTTGA